One Williamsia phyllosphaerae DNA segment encodes these proteins:
- a CDS encoding sugar phosphate isomerase/epimerase family protein: protein MKLDIPIGLSTASVYPQNTEAAFQYANELGFDGVELMVWGEQVSQDIDHVHYLSDRYAMPVLSVHAPCLLISQRVWGRDPVAKLARSVSAAQELGASTVVVHPPFRWQRRYVKGFSETVAELESDSGVAVAVENMFPMRADRVFGKYEQAADRMRRRGGPGANLSAFGTSIDPTDDGFANYTLDLSHTATAGVDAIALYERMGSHLNHLHLTDGLGAAVDEHLVPGEGSQPCVEICRRLADSDFAGAVVLEVTTGSARTKPERSEILARSLAFAREHLKRA from the coding sequence GTGAAGCTCGACATCCCCATCGGCCTGTCCACGGCATCGGTCTACCCGCAGAACACCGAGGCGGCGTTCCAGTACGCCAACGAACTGGGCTTCGACGGCGTCGAACTCATGGTGTGGGGGGAACAGGTCAGCCAGGACATCGACCACGTCCACTACCTGTCCGACCGCTACGCGATGCCGGTGCTGTCGGTGCACGCACCGTGTCTGCTCATCTCGCAGCGGGTGTGGGGTCGCGACCCGGTCGCCAAGCTGGCGCGGTCGGTGAGCGCCGCGCAGGAACTCGGTGCCTCGACCGTCGTCGTCCACCCGCCGTTCCGCTGGCAACGTCGTTACGTCAAGGGGTTCTCCGAGACCGTCGCCGAACTCGAGAGCGACAGCGGCGTCGCGGTGGCCGTGGAGAACATGTTCCCGATGCGCGCGGATCGCGTGTTCGGCAAGTACGAGCAGGCCGCCGACCGCATGCGTCGCCGCGGTGGGCCGGGGGCCAACCTGTCCGCGTTCGGCACGTCCATCGACCCCACCGACGACGGTTTCGCGAACTACACACTCGATCTCTCACACACGGCCACCGCCGGCGTCGACGCGATCGCCCTCTACGAGCGGATGGGCAGCCACCTCAACCACCTGCACCTCACCGACGGACTCGGAGCCGCGGTCGACGAACACCTCGTCCCCGGGGAGGGTTCGCAGCCGTGCGTGGAGATCTGCCGCCGTCTCGCCGACAGCGACTTCGCCGGCGCCGTCGTCCTCGAGGTCACCACCGGGTCGGCCCGCACCAAACCCGAACGCAGCGAGATCCTGGCGCGCTCACTGGCGTTCGCCCGTGAGCACCTCAAGCGGGCCTGA
- a CDS encoding thioesterase family protein yields the protein MTSVTDLADLRPDPAGDGPDRRTYRIDISPVFTIGPKVHGGVLQVISAHAATRALRETAPDADGADAVADLVPVAISTEYLGAPDPAEVIVRAQVRKRGRRISVMDVEIAQGSRTLVHSSVSMARLDHGEPRHATSGALSAMPPEPPADAVTVDGSPLASVINLSGAIALAYDADSAPFVRGEVGEPVLRLWAKPHDVEPDAFFALLAGDISAPVVMNLGLFGWAPTLQLTTYVRRMPAPGWLRVQASSSEVGAGWFEEDHQIIDSTGALVAQSRQLALIPDDTAAATGGKQ from the coding sequence GTGACGTCGGTGACCGACCTGGCCGACCTGCGGCCCGACCCCGCAGGTGACGGCCCCGACCGCCGCACCTACCGCATCGACATCAGCCCGGTGTTCACCATCGGACCCAAGGTGCACGGCGGTGTCCTGCAGGTGATCTCCGCGCACGCGGCCACCCGGGCGCTGCGCGAGACCGCCCCCGACGCCGACGGTGCGGACGCCGTCGCCGACCTGGTGCCGGTGGCCATCTCGACCGAGTACCTCGGTGCGCCCGACCCGGCCGAGGTCATCGTGCGCGCGCAGGTGCGCAAACGCGGCCGACGTATATCGGTGATGGACGTCGAGATCGCGCAGGGGAGTCGCACGCTGGTCCACTCGTCGGTGTCGATGGCGCGTCTCGACCACGGCGAGCCCCGACACGCCACGTCCGGCGCCCTCTCGGCGATGCCGCCCGAACCGCCCGCCGACGCGGTCACCGTCGACGGTTCCCCGCTCGCGTCGGTCATCAACCTCTCCGGCGCCATCGCCCTGGCCTACGACGCCGACTCGGCCCCGTTCGTCCGGGGCGAGGTCGGGGAGCCGGTCTTGCGCCTGTGGGCAAAGCCCCACGACGTCGAGCCAGACGCCTTCTTCGCGTTGCTGGCCGGCGACATCTCGGCGCCGGTGGTGATGAACCTCGGACTGTTCGGGTGGGCGCCCACGCTGCAGCTGACCACCTACGTCCGCCGGATGCCCGCGCCCGGTTGGCTGCGTGTGCAGGCGTCGTCGTCGGAGGTCGGGGCCGGCTGGTTCGAGGAGGACCATCAGATCATCGACTCCACCGGCGCGCTGGTGGCGCAGTCCCGACAACTCGCACTCATCCCGGACGACACCGCGGCGGCAACTGGAGGAAAGCAATGA
- the proC gene encoding pyrroline-5-carboxylate reductase yields MTQRVAIIGGGKIGEALLAGLIASGRATKDLVVAERASSRAQELKDEYGIRVTDVADAVEGAAIVVLAIKPADVDAVLELVSGVEDAGETERLTVTLVAGLPTRKYESALPAGAPVVRVMPNTPMLVNEAMSAVAGGRYATEKHVATVVGLLESVGKVVVVPEKQMDAVTALSGSGPAYAFLMAEAMIDAGVGLGLSRPVATELAGQTIRGAGVLLTDSGLSPVDLRAAVTSPAGTTAEAIRQLEANGFRHGFYEAMRANVAASVATAAAQAATGGTEPSDRD; encoded by the coding sequence ATGACACAGCGTGTGGCGATCATCGGCGGCGGCAAGATCGGTGAGGCCCTGCTCGCAGGCCTCATCGCGTCCGGACGCGCGACCAAGGATCTCGTCGTGGCCGAGCGCGCGTCGTCTCGCGCGCAGGAGCTGAAGGACGAGTACGGCATCCGGGTCACCGACGTCGCCGACGCGGTGGAGGGCGCGGCCATCGTCGTGCTCGCGATCAAGCCCGCCGACGTCGACGCGGTGCTCGAACTCGTCTCCGGTGTCGAGGACGCCGGCGAGACCGAGCGGCTGACGGTGACCCTGGTCGCAGGGCTGCCCACCCGGAAGTACGAGAGCGCCCTGCCCGCGGGTGCGCCCGTGGTCCGCGTCATGCCCAACACCCCGATGCTCGTCAACGAGGCGATGTCGGCGGTCGCGGGCGGCCGCTACGCCACGGAGAAGCACGTCGCGACCGTGGTCGGACTGCTCGAGTCGGTCGGCAAGGTCGTCGTGGTGCCCGAGAAGCAGATGGATGCGGTCACCGCGTTGTCCGGGTCGGGTCCGGCGTATGCGTTCCTCATGGCCGAGGCGATGATCGACGCGGGTGTCGGGCTGGGGCTGTCGCGGCCGGTGGCGACCGAACTCGCCGGCCAGACCATCCGGGGCGCCGGCGTCCTGCTGACCGATTCCGGGCTCTCTCCGGTCGATCTGCGTGCCGCGGTCACCTCGCCGGCCGGGACGACCGCCGAGGCCATCCGTCAGCTCGAGGCGAACGGGTTCCGGCACGGGTTCTACGAGGCGATGCGCGCCAACGTCGCGGCCAGTGTGGCGACCGCCGCGGCCCAGGCGGCCACCGGAGGAACCGAGCCGTCCGACCGCGACTGA
- a CDS encoding helix-turn-helix domain-containing protein has protein sequence MASASTPGDRNSAASGGPIGNTGSGTQFLTVAEVAALMRVSKMTVYRLVHNGDLPAVRVGRSFRVHAKAVHDYLETSYFDAG, from the coding sequence ATGGCGTCTGCAAGCACGCCCGGCGATCGGAACAGCGCTGCAAGCGGTGGACCGATCGGCAACACGGGCTCAGGTACGCAGTTCCTCACCGTGGCCGAGGTGGCCGCGCTGATGCGAGTGTCCAAGATGACCGTCTATCGACTCGTGCACAACGGCGATCTGCCCGCTGTCCGCGTCGGCCGGTCGTTTCGGGTGCACGCAAAGGCGGTCCACGACTACCTCGAGACGTCGTACTTCGACGCCGGCTGA
- a CDS encoding NAD-dependent epimerase/dehydratase family protein yields MTDAAQLPKVVLVTGASTFLGGYLTTRLAQNPDIERVLAVDSRVPTKDMIRRMGRAEFVRADIRRPTIAKVIESAQVDTVVHAATSVMDTVGHSPAIKELNVVGAMQVCAAAQRSPSVRRLVLRSTGMVYGSSAADPAHFSEDTRARVDPTSGYGRDLLDVESYARGLSRRRQDIAVTILRPTAILGPKISTRMSIYFSSPIIPVVIGYQPRLQFLHEEDALAALEHATLLGKAGTFNLAADGVVSLTQAIRRAGRIELPVPANLLGSVAGVFRNMRVATMHGDQASYLTYGRVLDTTRMRAELGFAPRYTSLETLDDFISRRPLEPVVSAGAWHRLERRITETARALV; encoded by the coding sequence ATGACCGACGCCGCGCAGTTGCCCAAGGTGGTCCTGGTGACCGGGGCGTCGACGTTCCTGGGTGGCTACCTCACCACCCGCCTGGCGCAGAACCCCGACATCGAGCGCGTGCTCGCCGTCGACTCGCGGGTGCCGACCAAGGACATGATCCGCCGGATGGGTCGGGCGGAGTTCGTCCGTGCCGACATCCGTCGACCGACCATCGCCAAGGTCATCGAGTCCGCCCAGGTCGACACCGTGGTGCACGCCGCCACGTCGGTGATGGACACGGTCGGGCACTCGCCGGCCATCAAAGAGCTCAACGTCGTCGGCGCGATGCAGGTGTGCGCGGCGGCCCAGCGGTCGCCGTCGGTGCGCCGTCTGGTCCTGCGATCGACCGGGATGGTCTACGGGTCCAGCGCGGCCGACCCGGCGCACTTCTCCGAGGACACCCGAGCCCGCGTCGATCCGACGAGCGGTTACGGCCGCGATCTGCTCGACGTCGAGTCCTACGCCCGTGGGCTGTCGCGGCGTAGGCAGGACATTGCGGTCACCATCCTGCGGCCGACGGCCATCCTCGGCCCCAAGATCTCGACCCGCATGAGCATCTACTTCTCGTCGCCGATCATCCCGGTGGTCATCGGGTACCAGCCGCGTCTGCAGTTCCTGCACGAGGAGGACGCACTGGCCGCACTCGAGCACGCGACCCTGCTGGGCAAGGCGGGCACGTTCAACCTCGCGGCCGACGGGGTGGTGTCGCTGACGCAGGCGATCCGTCGCGCCGGTCGCATCGAACTTCCGGTGCCCGCCAACCTGCTGGGGTCGGTGGCGGGGGTGTTCCGGAACATGCGGGTGGCGACGATGCACGGCGATCAGGCCAGCTACCTCACCTACGGGCGGGTTCTCGACACCACCCGGATGCGCGCGGAGTTGGGCTTCGCGCCGCGGTACACGAGCCTCGAGACCCTCGACGACTTCATCAGCCGCAGGCCGTTGGAGCCGGTGGTGTCGGCAGGCGCGTGGCACCGTCTCGAGCGACGGATCACCGAAACCGCACGCGCGCTCGTCTAG
- a CDS encoding 30S ribosomal protein bS22 — translation MGSVIKKRRKRMSKKKHRKLLRRTRVQRRKLGK, via the coding sequence ATGGGTTCGGTAATCAAGAAGCGCCGCAAGCGCATGTCGAAGAAGAAGCACCGCAAGCTGCTTCGTCGCACACGAGTCCAGCGCAGGAAACTCGGTAAATGA